TTGCTCGGACAATATGCTCTCGGTAAGCAAACCAATGGTCAAATTGCTCAAGTCTATGGCTGGTATGAGGTCATGGGCTTAGGGCTAGAGTTTGATCGCCAATTTGTTGAGGCGATCGAAGGAGTGACGATCGCTGATGTCCAGAGCGCGGCGCAAAAATATTTTGTAACACCTGCTATTTCCATAGTTGGCTCGGCAGATGCTTTGAAACAGGTAAACTAGTTTTCAGTCAGCGCATCGCGCTGACTGAAAACTAGTTTACCTGTCGCCAGTCTTGTTAGGACACAAACCCAGAAGACGAGTTGCGGCGCTTTGCGCCGCAACTCGCTTCTTGGGTTTTGATTTGTCCTAATACAAATAGCGACAGCTATAATTTATATAAGGAGTAATTTTTTCTGTGTTGAATCTAAAAAATTATTGGACGGGTTTTCAAAAAGTGACGATCGCTTTTTGTGTGATGCTGGCGCTAGTTGGTACGCTTTTGGCTCCCGTTTTCACTCAGCCTGCGATCGCTCAAACTGGATCTAAAGCTGCTGCGTTGGCTGTTTCTGCTGAGAAGCTACAGGTGCTTAGCGATCGCTTTGATCGACTCGAAAAATTTGTGTATGCTCAAAAATGGAACGACATAATTACATACATTCATGGACCTTTTGGTGAAATTCGCCGTGAGCTAAGATTGATTGCTAGTCAGTTGAGCAAAACCGAAAAAGAAACCGCTAACAATGTGGCTAATAATCTATTTAAAAACTTTGTAATCCTTGATAATGCTGCTAAAGATAGAGATGCGATCGCAGCCGAGACTGCCTTTAAAAAAGCTCTCCAAGATTTTGAAAGTATCGTTAATTTAGTAGGCTAATTAAAAAGGGATGCAAAGCATCCCTTTTTAATTAGCTAGGCATAAGTAAGCTAAAAACCTAGAAGGCTGTCTCGCCCGCGTAGCGGGCGGGACAGCTTCTGGTTTTAGGGTTTAATTATGGTGAGCTACTTAATTGTGGGTTTTATGCAAAGACCAATTTATCTGGATTGTCAAGCCACAACCCCCGTTGATGAGAGGGTGCTGGAGGCAATGTTGCCATATTTTCGCGAATCCTTTGGCAATCCTGCGAGCATTGGGCATCTGTATGGCTGGGAAGCAGAGTCGGCGGTCAAATTAGCGCGTGAGGCGATCGCGAATGCGATCAGTGCCACACCCGAAGAAATAATCTTTACCAGTGGTGCAACTGAAGCGAATAATCTGGCTCTCAAGGGTGTAGCTGAGGCTTATCACTCAAAAGGACGGCATATCGTCACCATCCAAACCGAACATAGCGCGGTGCTTGATCCCTGTGCCTATTTGCAATCCCTTGGTTTTGAGATTACCTATTTACCTGTCAAAGCTGATGGGTTAATTGATTTAACGGAACTTGAAGCTGCGATTCGTCCCGATACAATTTTAGTCTCGGTGATGGCGGCGAATAATGAGATTGGGGTACTGCAACCGATCGCTGAAATTGGTAAAATCTGTCGCGATCGCCAAGTTTTATTTCACAGCGATGCGGCTCAAGCGATCAGCAAAATACCCCTTGATGTGAATGCGATGCAGATTGATTTGATGTCGCTCACTGCTCACAAGATCTATGGCGCAAAGGGAATTGGTGCTTTGTATGTGCGTCGTCGTCCGAGAGTGAGTCTTGCGCCGCAGTT
This genomic stretch from Pseudanabaena galeata CCNP1313 harbors:
- the psbQ gene encoding photosystem II protein PsbQ, which translates into the protein MLNLKNYWTGFQKVTIAFCVMLALVGTLLAPVFTQPAIAQTGSKAAALAVSAEKLQVLSDRFDRLEKFVYAQKWNDIITYIHGPFGEIRRELRLIASQLSKTEKETANNVANNLFKNFVILDNAAKDRDAIAAETAFKKALQDFESIVNLVG
- a CDS encoding IscS subfamily cysteine desulfurase, giving the protein MQRPIYLDCQATTPVDERVLEAMLPYFRESFGNPASIGHLYGWEAESAVKLAREAIANAISATPEEIIFTSGATEANNLALKGVAEAYHSKGRHIVTIQTEHSAVLDPCAYLQSLGFEITYLPVKADGLIDLTELEAAIRPDTILVSVMAANNEIGVLQPIAEIGKICRDRQVLFHSDAAQAISKIPLDVNAMQIDLMSLTAHKIYGAKGIGALYVRRRPRVSLAPQLHGGGHERGMRSGTLYTPQIVGFAKALEIAIASQGSEQQQVLNLREHLWQRLSEIEGIILNGHRTQRLAGNLNVSFTEINGAALMLALQPIVAVSSGSACSSAKTAPSHVLLALGHSKELAYASIRFGIGRFNTFDEIETVSNHVIASVRSLKK